Proteins encoded within one genomic window of Candidatus Amarolinea dominans:
- a CDS encoding AAA family ATPase — MLRQPHALILVCVVILVMAAVPVLPAASQTTYIPWRTFTTDDGLATNEVYALFQDKTGDMWLATAAGVNRFNGRWRTYTIASGLISNRVRAITQSRDMRSIWIATLDGVSRLTTASDGTESWQSFDAASGLLNNSVRAVMEAQDGSLWFGTADGISVLTIQADNSISWAQVTADDGLAPGQVTALLQDTNGAIWAGTTAGVARFDGQRWSDVIPSEGLALARINAILQDRAGDIWFATEGGGVMQLSQAEGSWRHYTAADGLPDNNVWSIWQDVQGDYWFGANFGGVAHFVPTNPEDEQWSLFTVSNSGLIANSVRAIWEDPTSGSLWFATTAGLNRYDWRQWHSSLPGDTGSPTRVFALTEDDEGRLWAGTDSSGLFVRDDERWLSVGLSDDPAQPADFVSSLRFDHEGRMWVGTNGNGLFVREEDQWRPITETAIFTGATVIAITEQKDGTLWFGTFGGLVQRRAGAGSDADFWRMFGATDGLPGQRIQALLVDSHDRLWVGTDSGLGVFNGSGWRTYSKENSALPANDIRSLVETSDGSIWVGTWASGIGRLNPETEQWQVLTVADGLVSNGVVALLRDQDDAILIGTEGGISRFDGSTWQSYQEADGLAGGIVTTMFQDSQGIYWLATVGGMRRYQPEARQPWVRVTSINSRILNGSPLQLTSADQVTIDFSGGDQETVQTALLYQYRLLPVAEAWQTTRNPRVRFGALTPGAYTFEIRVRDEAMNYSPVTQAALTVTRPPAVVVLPIVGSVSLSSLVFGVLMIAIAVGTGSLGLTAWLRGRRRPRQALQRKFNPYVSGEPVRRDDLFFGRHEQLKRILTVLHRNSVMIHGERRIGKTSLLFQLADRLREASDPDCVFVPVLVDLEGTPETEFFHRLMEAIVEVLPADERAKLELAYRPSATEYTARDMRRDLRLIIAHLQERATKTVRLILLLDEVDVMNDYDQLTQQQLRRIFMEQFAQNLGAVVAGVRISKAWDRLESPWYNLFNEIELMPFGREDALALLQEPVKGVYRWDQDALEFIVAHANGRPYRIQQYGLESVNRMFEGNRTTIQLADVEGAHEAIQRMAET; from the coding sequence ATGTTGCGCCAACCACATGCGCTCATCCTTGTTTGCGTCGTGATCCTCGTTATGGCCGCGGTGCCTGTGCTGCCGGCTGCATCACAGACCACCTATATCCCATGGCGCACCTTCACCACCGACGATGGCTTGGCTACCAATGAGGTCTATGCCCTCTTTCAGGACAAAACCGGCGACATGTGGCTGGCAACCGCTGCCGGCGTCAACCGTTTCAATGGCCGCTGGCGCACCTACACCATCGCCAGTGGCCTGATCTCCAACCGGGTGCGGGCCATCACACAGAGCCGCGATATGCGCTCGATCTGGATTGCCACCCTGGATGGCGTCAGTCGCTTGACAACCGCCAGCGACGGCACGGAATCGTGGCAATCGTTCGATGCAGCCAGCGGCCTCTTGAACAACTCCGTCCGCGCCGTCATGGAAGCGCAAGATGGCTCACTGTGGTTTGGCACGGCTGATGGGATTTCGGTCTTGACCATTCAAGCCGACAACTCCATCAGTTGGGCGCAGGTCACCGCCGACGACGGCTTGGCGCCTGGTCAGGTCACTGCGCTGCTGCAAGACACGAATGGCGCCATCTGGGCGGGGACTACGGCCGGGGTGGCACGCTTCGATGGACAACGTTGGAGCGACGTGATCCCAAGCGAGGGCTTGGCCCTGGCGCGCATCAATGCGATTCTGCAGGACCGTGCCGGTGACATCTGGTTCGCCACGGAAGGCGGCGGCGTCATGCAATTGTCTCAGGCAGAAGGCAGTTGGCGGCACTACACGGCGGCGGACGGCCTGCCGGACAACAACGTCTGGTCTATCTGGCAGGACGTGCAGGGCGACTATTGGTTTGGCGCCAACTTTGGCGGCGTAGCGCACTTTGTCCCGACCAACCCGGAAGACGAACAATGGTCGCTCTTCACGGTCTCGAACAGTGGCCTGATTGCCAATTCGGTGCGTGCCATCTGGGAAGACCCCACCAGCGGCAGTCTGTGGTTTGCCACCACCGCCGGTTTGAATCGCTACGATTGGCGCCAGTGGCACAGCAGTCTGCCGGGTGACACCGGCTCCCCCACCCGCGTATTTGCCCTGACCGAGGACGATGAGGGCCGTCTGTGGGCAGGCACCGACAGCAGCGGGCTGTTTGTCCGCGATGACGAGCGATGGCTGTCGGTGGGCCTGAGCGACGACCCTGCCCAGCCGGCCGATTTCGTTTCGTCTCTGCGCTTCGATCACGAGGGGCGCATGTGGGTGGGTACCAATGGCAACGGGCTGTTCGTGCGCGAGGAAGATCAGTGGCGACCGATCACAGAGACGGCTATCTTCACCGGCGCCACCGTCATCGCCATCACAGAGCAAAAAGATGGCACCCTTTGGTTTGGGACCTTCGGCGGCCTGGTGCAGCGCCGCGCCGGCGCAGGTAGTGACGCTGACTTCTGGCGCATGTTCGGCGCCACAGACGGATTGCCTGGGCAACGCATTCAAGCCCTGCTTGTGGACAGCCATGACCGGCTCTGGGTAGGCACCGATAGCGGCCTGGGAGTTTTCAACGGTAGCGGCTGGCGCACCTACTCCAAAGAAAACTCAGCGCTGCCGGCCAACGACATCCGTTCCCTGGTGGAAACCAGCGATGGCAGCATTTGGGTCGGCACCTGGGCCAGCGGCATTGGCCGCCTGAATCCAGAAACGGAGCAATGGCAGGTCCTGACCGTGGCCGATGGTCTGGTCTCCAACGGCGTCGTGGCCCTGCTACGCGACCAGGACGACGCCATCTTGATCGGCACCGAGGGCGGCATCAGCCGCTTCGATGGCAGCACCTGGCAAAGCTACCAGGAGGCCGATGGCCTGGCCGGCGGCATCGTCACCACCATGTTTCAGGATAGCCAGGGCATCTACTGGCTGGCCACCGTGGGCGGCATGCGGCGCTACCAGCCGGAGGCGCGGCAGCCGTGGGTACGTGTGACGTCCATCAATTCCAGGATACTCAACGGCAGTCCGCTGCAACTGACGAGCGCCGACCAGGTGACGATTGACTTCAGCGGCGGCGATCAGGAAACGGTACAAACGGCACTGCTCTACCAGTACCGCTTGCTGCCCGTGGCTGAGGCCTGGCAAACGACGCGTAACCCGCGCGTGCGTTTTGGCGCGCTGACGCCTGGCGCGTATACCTTCGAGATTCGCGTACGCGACGAGGCCATGAACTATTCCCCGGTCACGCAAGCGGCGTTGACCGTGACGCGACCGCCGGCTGTCGTGGTGTTGCCCATCGTGGGCAGCGTCTCGCTCTCCAGTTTGGTTTTCGGCGTCCTGATGATCGCCATCGCCGTGGGCACGGGTAGCCTGGGGCTGACGGCCTGGTTGCGCGGGCGTCGTCGTCCACGGCAGGCGCTGCAGCGTAAGTTCAATCCCTATGTTTCCGGGGAACCGGTGCGCCGCGATGATCTCTTCTTCGGCCGTCACGAACAACTCAAGCGTATCCTGACCGTTCTGCATCGCAACAGCGTGATGATCCACGGCGAGCGGCGCATCGGCAAGACCAGCCTGCTGTTCCAACTGGCCGATCGCCTGCGCGAGGCGAGCGATCCTGACTGCGTGTTCGTCCCGGTGCTGGTTGATCTGGAGGGCACGCCCGAAACCGAGTTTTTCCATCGTTTGATGGAAGCCATCGTAGAAGTGCTACCGGCGGATGAGAGGGCCAAACTGGAGCTGGCCTATCGTCCGTCAGCCACCGAATACACGGCCCGCGATATGCGCCGCGACCTGCGCCTGATCATCGCCCATCTGCAGGAGCGGGCGACGAAGACGGTGCGCCTGATTCTCCTGCTGGATGAGGTTGATGTGATGAATGATTACGATCAATTGACCCAGCAGCAGTTGCGGCGTATCTTCATGGAGCAGTTTGCGCAGAACCTGGGAGCGGTGGTGGCCGGCGTGCGTATCAGCAAAGCCTGGGACCGGCTGGAAAGCCCCTGGTACAACCTGTTCAACGAAATCGAACTGATGCCCTTCGGCCGCGAGGATGCGCTGGCTCTGCTGCAGGAACCGGTCAAGGGTGTCTACCGGTGGGATCAGGACGCGCTGGAGTTCATTGTTGCCCATGCCAACGGCCGTCCCTATCGCATCCAGCAATATGGCCTGGAGTCAGTCAACCGCATGTTCGAAGGCAATCGCACGACCATCCAACTGGCCGATGTCGAAGGGGCGCATGAGGCCATTCAACGCATGGCCGAAACGTAG
- a CDS encoding bifunctional metallophosphatase/5'-nucleotidase, with protein sequence MTETVTLTILHTNDMHGRVAALSRIVTLARQIRQEVTSQGSACVLWDAGDAEDTILLESSLTRGAAVMSLLAAAGYELQALGNASILRYGPRILPEHRARFGRPLLCANLVERSSGNLPAGLTPYTIVPCGDVRIGVIGLSAPIPVYTVFDLEPRQPQDVLPDLIAQVRAAGAQTIVLLSHLGSKADQQLAETIPGLDLIIGAHDHVALDPPLLVNGTLIAQAGDYGRFLGRLDLALDRHSGRIVSHTGRLLPISDALPPDPDFEQAWLAVQAEVKAQAARPVGELLAPLELVDDRECSAGNLLADALLARLPDVELALALAGQWTHGLPAGPVSYGGLNSAMRLSTNPGRVMLSGDEIHRWLASAVQPANAARKLHALRDRACGLPHVAGAQVFYDPAQPDSLTVSVGGEPLAPDRQVAVATTDLEFSEMIGYVVIDEARVAFEVPTIMAEMLEDYLALHWPLTPPTGPRMMAQATA encoded by the coding sequence GTGACCGAAACAGTTACACTCACCATTCTGCACACCAACGACATGCATGGACGCGTAGCCGCGCTGTCCAGGATCGTCACCCTGGCTCGTCAAATTCGTCAGGAGGTGACCAGCCAGGGGAGCGCGTGCGTCCTGTGGGATGCCGGCGATGCCGAGGATACGATTCTGCTCGAAAGCAGCCTGACGCGGGGCGCGGCAGTCATGAGTTTACTGGCAGCAGCCGGCTACGAGCTTCAGGCGCTCGGCAATGCTTCGATCTTGCGCTATGGGCCGCGCATCCTGCCCGAACATCGCGCCCGCTTTGGCCGCCCGCTGCTGTGCGCCAACCTGGTGGAACGCAGCAGCGGCAACCTGCCGGCCGGACTGACGCCATACACCATCGTACCCTGCGGCGATGTGCGCATCGGCGTGATTGGTCTCAGTGCGCCGATCCCCGTCTACACCGTCTTCGACCTGGAGCCGCGGCAACCGCAGGATGTACTGCCCGATCTGATCGCGCAGGTCCGAGCGGCCGGCGCGCAAACCATCGTGCTCCTCTCCCATCTCGGCTCGAAGGCAGATCAACAGCTGGCCGAAACCATCCCCGGCCTTGATCTCATCATCGGCGCTCACGATCATGTGGCGCTCGATCCGCCGCTCCTGGTCAACGGCACGCTCATTGCTCAGGCCGGCGATTATGGCCGCTTCTTGGGCCGGCTCGACCTGGCCCTGGATCGCCACAGCGGCCGCATCGTCTCACATACGGGTCGCCTGCTCCCGATCTCCGATGCGCTGCCACCCGATCCCGACTTCGAGCAGGCCTGGCTGGCCGTGCAGGCCGAGGTCAAGGCGCAGGCGGCGCGACCGGTTGGCGAACTGCTGGCGCCGCTGGAGTTGGTGGACGATCGGGAGTGCAGCGCGGGCAATCTGCTGGCCGATGCCCTGCTCGCGCGGCTGCCAGATGTCGAACTGGCGCTGGCGCTGGCCGGTCAATGGACGCATGGTCTGCCGGCTGGCCCGGTGTCCTACGGCGGGTTGAACAGCGCCATGCGCCTGTCAACCAATCCAGGCCGCGTCATGTTGAGCGGCGACGAAATTCACCGCTGGCTGGCGAGCGCCGTACAACCCGCAAACGCCGCCCGCAAGCTGCATGCCCTGCGCGATCGGGCCTGCGGACTGCCGCACGTGGCCGGCGCCCAGGTGTTCTACGATCCAGCGCAGCCCGATTCGCTCACCGTCAGCGTGGGGGGTGAGCCACTGGCGCCCGATCGCCAGGTCGCGGTGGCAACGACCGACCTGGAATTCTCAGAGATGATTGGCTACGTGGTGATTGACGAGGCGCGCGTCGCCTTCGAGGTTCCGACGATCATGGCCGAGATGCTCGAGGATTACCTGGCGCTGCACTGGCCGCTGACGCCGCCCACCGGTCCGCGCATGATGGCGCAGGCGACGGCATGA
- a CDS encoding AAA family ATPase, with product MSNPYIVGGWVSGALHYGRRGLISHLLEGPNHALWVVGTRRVGKTSLLRQIEALTLTHPQYVPLYVDLQGISTRAEFNQELHYALDEVAARFDAQGIDAAALAQEDELGLLRTLRRQLLAVERTLLLLIDEAEALISIGQPDPALLQRLRKIFLAGSGIRVIMVSTKILLQLNEQAADWNTSPFLNGFAPRNLTALDPVAAAMLIRQSQSAAPVTASEQVINCIRDEAGDHPFLMQMICQRLWQEDNSLRELTSADLIVDDMLAGFFEHDYKYLSAGERRILLAVSRAGVLSENAVREATGLSESETVGFVFGLIKLGYLRVVYNQLAVGNQLLDTWIQQNFARLEQQISSAISDNSSQRLLEAGRREEMRMLQDQLAVLRSNLAELEMQRIQYGIQVPLSLINGINQTKRDIARLEDQLSNLADGLASPHTAFTAAPSRSTY from the coding sequence GTGAGTAATCCGTATATCGTCGGTGGTTGGGTCAGCGGTGCGTTGCACTATGGCCGCCGTGGTTTGATCTCGCACCTGCTTGAGGGGCCGAACCACGCGCTGTGGGTGGTGGGCACCCGCCGTGTCGGCAAGACCTCGTTGCTACGCCAGATCGAGGCCTTGACCCTCACGCATCCACAGTACGTGCCGTTGTATGTGGATTTGCAGGGCATCAGCACTCGTGCAGAGTTCAATCAGGAGTTGCACTATGCCCTGGATGAAGTGGCCGCGCGCTTCGACGCCCAGGGTATTGACGCCGCTGCCCTGGCCCAGGAGGATGAGCTTGGCCTCCTGCGCACCCTGCGACGCCAACTGCTGGCCGTGGAGCGGACACTCCTGCTGCTCATTGACGAGGCTGAGGCCCTGATCAGCATTGGGCAGCCTGACCCGGCGCTCTTACAGCGCCTGCGCAAAATTTTCCTGGCCGGCAGCGGCATCCGTGTGATCATGGTGTCCACGAAAATTCTGCTGCAGCTCAACGAACAGGCGGCTGACTGGAACACGTCGCCGTTCCTGAACGGCTTTGCGCCGCGCAATTTGACCGCCCTCGATCCGGTGGCCGCCGCAATGTTGATCCGTCAATCACAATCGGCGGCGCCGGTGACCGCCAGCGAACAGGTCATTAATTGCATCCGTGACGAGGCCGGAGATCACCCCTTTCTCATGCAGATGATTTGCCAACGGCTGTGGCAAGAGGACAACAGCCTGCGCGAGCTGACGTCAGCCGATTTGATCGTGGATGACATGTTGGCCGGATTCTTCGAACATGACTACAAGTATTTGTCTGCTGGCGAGCGGCGCATTTTGTTGGCGGTTAGTCGGGCTGGCGTGCTGAGTGAAAACGCAGTGCGCGAGGCGACCGGCCTCTCGGAGTCGGAAACAGTAGGCTTTGTTTTCGGTCTGATCAAACTCGGCTATCTGCGCGTGGTCTACAACCAGTTGGCCGTGGGCAATCAGTTGCTCGACACCTGGATTCAACAGAACTTCGCGCGGCTGGAACAACAGATCAGCAGCGCGATCTCTGACAACAGCAGCCAACGCCTGCTGGAAGCCGGGCGTCGTGAGGAAATGCGTATGCTGCAGGATCAACTGGCGGTGCTGCGCAGTAACCTGGCAGAACTGGAGATGCAGCGCATTCAGTATGGGATCCAGGTGCCGTTGAGCCTCATCAACGGCATCAATCAGACAAAACGCGACATCGCCCGCCTGGAAGATCAGTTGTCCAACCTGGCCGACGGCCTGGCCAGTCCGCATACCGCATTCACGGCTGCGCCGAGCAGAAGTACCTATTAA
- a CDS encoding DegT/DnrJ/EryC1/StrS family aminotransferase has translation MVDLKAQYSTIKTEIDAAIQRVVSSTSFIMGPEVTGFEQAFSPMAGASYSVGVASGTAALHLALLACGIGRGDEVITTPFTFFATGEAISQTGATPVFVDVQPDTYNLDPEQVERAITPRTKAIMPVHLYGQVAEMDEILAIARRSNLRVIEDAAQAHAAEYRGRRAGSMGDLACFSFYPSKNLGCYGDGGLVTGSDETLIKRVRKLRDHGRMSKYEHDELGWGYRLDALQAAILGAKLPHLEAWTEARRSHAAHYNELLAGSDIVTPIARPYNRHVYHCYVVRTPRRDELAAHLTEAGIGAVIHYPLPLHLQPAYRDLGYRAGSLPVSEACSQQVISLPMYPELTDAQIERVTMTVRAFVGG, from the coding sequence ATGGTGGACCTGAAAGCACAGTACAGTACAATCAAAACCGAAATTGATGCCGCCATTCAGCGGGTGGTCAGCAGCACGAGTTTCATCATGGGGCCTGAGGTGACCGGTTTCGAACAAGCCTTCAGCCCTATGGCCGGCGCAAGCTACAGCGTAGGCGTGGCCTCCGGTACAGCGGCGCTGCACCTGGCCCTGCTGGCCTGCGGCATCGGCCGCGGGGATGAGGTCATCACGACCCCGTTCACCTTCTTCGCCACCGGTGAAGCCATTTCGCAGACCGGCGCCACCCCGGTCTTTGTGGACGTGCAGCCCGACACCTACAACCTGGACCCGGAGCAGGTGGAGCGCGCCATCACCCCGCGCACGAAGGCGATCATGCCCGTCCATCTGTATGGGCAGGTGGCCGAGATGGATGAGATTCTCGCCATCGCCCGGCGCAGCAATCTGCGCGTGATCGAGGATGCCGCGCAGGCCCATGCCGCGGAGTACCGTGGACGCCGCGCCGGCAGCATGGGCGACCTGGCCTGCTTTAGTTTTTATCCGAGCAAAAACCTGGGTTGCTACGGCGATGGCGGTCTGGTCACCGGCAGCGATGAGACCCTCATCAAGCGCGTGCGCAAGCTGCGCGATCACGGGCGCATGAGCAAGTACGAGCACGATGAATTGGGTTGGGGCTATCGCCTGGACGCGCTGCAAGCCGCCATCCTGGGCGCCAAGCTGCCGCACCTGGAAGCCTGGACCGAGGCTCGGCGCAGTCACGCGGCCCACTACAACGAACTGCTCGCCGGCAGTGACATCGTCACACCGATTGCGCGTCCCTACAATCGCCATGTCTACCACTGCTACGTCGTACGCACACCGCGCCGCGATGAACTGGCGGCCCATTTGACCGAGGCCGGCATCGGCGCGGTCATTCATTATCCCCTGCCGCTGCACCTGCAGCCGGCCTACCGCGACCTGGGCTACCGCGCGGGCAGTCTGCCCGTCAGTGAAGCCTGCAGTCAGCAAGTCATCTCCCTGCCCATGTATCCCGAACTGACCGACGCACAGATCGAACGGGTCACGATGACGGTGAGAGCGTTCGTTGGCGGGTGA
- a CDS encoding glycosyltransferase: MKIGVLTHNYPRFAGDFSGSFVEALCREYVRQGAEVTVVAPFDPAYRRAAADLGGVRLHTYRYVWPDSAHRLGYMRTMRADLAMKGEAYLLGALLFTLGKAAVERWIAQAQPDVLHAHWVLPNGYLAAGAAARRGIPLVVSIPGSDALVAGQNPLFKRMARQAFATAGLITANSADLREVAVRDLGADPAKFELIIYGVDPQALRPDPEAGAALRQRLGLAADSFVLLGVGRMVPKKGFDSIIQAMPLFSGAHGDTPLPQRVDLVLVGDGDTRATWEALARALGVEANVHFVGSVPYDQMGAFYNLADVFVMPSVTQPVDGLNVCVLDAMACAKPIVATVVAGNPLVVTDGENGFLVQERSPGSLAAAVTRLVEQPALRLALGARSRQRIEQEFAWQHLARRYLAHFERLVENAKR, translated from the coding sequence ATGAAGATCGGCGTTCTCACCCACAACTACCCGCGCTTTGCGGGCGACTTCAGCGGCTCGTTCGTCGAAGCCCTCTGTCGCGAGTACGTGCGCCAGGGCGCGGAAGTGACCGTGGTGGCGCCGTTCGATCCCGCGTATCGGCGCGCCGCGGCTGATCTGGGCGGCGTGCGGCTCCACACCTATCGCTACGTCTGGCCGGACTCCGCGCACCGCCTGGGCTACATGCGCACGATGCGGGCCGACCTGGCAATGAAAGGCGAAGCCTATCTGCTGGGCGCGCTGCTCTTCACACTGGGCAAGGCCGCGGTGGAGCGCTGGATCGCACAGGCGCAGCCGGACGTGCTGCACGCGCATTGGGTGCTGCCCAACGGCTATCTGGCCGCAGGCGCGGCGGCCCGCCGCGGCATCCCGCTGGTCGTCTCCATCCCCGGCTCTGACGCGCTGGTGGCCGGGCAAAATCCGCTCTTCAAGCGCATGGCGCGCCAGGCCTTTGCCACGGCCGGCCTGATCACCGCCAACAGCGCAGATCTGCGTGAGGTGGCGGTGCGCGACCTGGGCGCAGACCCGGCCAAATTCGAGCTGATCATCTACGGCGTTGACCCGCAGGCGCTGCGTCCCGATCCAGAAGCTGGCGCGGCCCTGCGTCAGCGCCTGGGCCTGGCGGCCGACAGTTTCGTTCTGCTGGGCGTGGGGCGCATGGTGCCCAAGAAAGGTTTCGATTCGATCATCCAGGCCATGCCGTTGTTCAGCGGCGCGCATGGCGATACGCCCTTGCCGCAGCGGGTTGACCTGGTGCTGGTGGGTGATGGCGACACGCGCGCCACGTGGGAAGCGCTGGCGCGTGCGCTGGGCGTCGAGGCCAATGTCCATTTTGTGGGCAGCGTGCCCTACGATCAGATGGGCGCATTCTACAATCTGGCCGACGTGTTCGTCATGCCGTCGGTGACACAACCGGTGGACGGGCTGAATGTCTGTGTGCTCGACGCCATGGCCTGCGCCAAGCCGATCGTCGCCACGGTGGTCGCCGGCAATCCCCTGGTGGTGACAGATGGCGAAAACGGCTTCCTGGTGCAAGAGCGCTCGCCCGGCAGCCTGGCCGCCGCCGTCACCCGCCTGGTGGAACAACCTGCCCTGCGCCTGGCCCTGGGCGCGCGCAGCCGCCAACGCATCGAGCAAGAGTTCGCGTGGCAACACCTGGCCCGCCGCTACCTGGCACACTTCGAGAGGCTAGTGGAAAACGCAAAACGCTGA